From Loxodonta africana isolate mLoxAfr1 chromosome 2, mLoxAfr1.hap2, whole genome shotgun sequence, the proteins below share one genomic window:
- the LOC100667361 gene encoding olfactory receptor 1G1-like, whose protein sequence is MDRENQTRVTEFLLLGFSGEPEQEKILFGMFMWMYLVTITGNFLITLAITCDSHLHKPMYFFLANLSCVDICFSSVTTPKMLVNHMLGNESISYVECMIQIYFFITFINMDGFLLSVMAYDRYVAICSPLHYSMIMRPKLCVLLVAVSWIITNMHALLHTLLMVQLMFCSNNAVHHFFCDPYAILKLSCSDTFINELMISTAGGLMSITPFTCITVSYAYIFSNVLKFPSIQAIRKALSTCGSHLTVVSLFYGAILGVYMHPSSSYSVQDTVATVIFTVVTPLVNPFIYSLRNYDMKGSLRKLIIRRLVSPRIRKF, encoded by the coding sequence ATGGACAGAGAAAACCAGACTAGAGTCACAGAATTCCTTCTCCTGGGATTCTCTGGGGAGCCAGAGCAGGAAAAGATCCTCTTTGGGATGTTCATGTGGATGTACCTGGTTACTATCACTGGGAACTTTCTCATCACCTTGGCCATCACCTGTGACAGTCATCTCCATAAGCCCATGTACTTCTTTTTAGCTAATCTGTCCTGTGTCGACATCTGCTTTTCATCAGTCACAACCCCCAAGATGCTAGTGAATCACATGTTGGGAAATGAGTCTATCTCTTATGTGGAATGTATGATCCAGATCTACTTCTTCATCACTTTCATCAATATGGATGGTTTCCTTCTGAgcgtgatggcctatgaccgttatGTTGCCATCTGTTCCCCACTCCACTACAGCATGATCATGAGGCCCAAACTCTGTGTCCTTCTGGTGGCCGTATCATGGATCATTACAAATATGCATGCTCTCTTACACACACTTCTCATGGTCCAACTCATGTTTTGCTCCAATAATGCTGTacaccactttttctgtgacccCTACGCCATTCTAAAGCTTTCTTGTTCGGATACTTTTATCAATGAGTTGATGATATCCACTGCAGGTGGACTGATGTCTATTACCCCATTTACATGTATTACTGTTTCATATGCGTACATATTCTCTAATGTATTGAAATTTCCATCTATTCAAGCAATAAGAAAAGCCCTATCCACATGTGGATCCCACCTCACTGTTGTCTCCCTCTTCTATGGTGCAATTCTGGGGGTCTATATGCACCCTTCATCCTCCTACTCAGTACAGGACACAGTGGCCACAGTCATTTTCACAGTGGTGACACCCTTGGTTAATCCcttcatctacagcctgaggaattaTGATATGAAGGGATCCCTAAGAAAACTAATTATCAGGAGATTAGTTTCACCAAGAATTAGAAAATTTTAG